ATTTAGAATAGattgaaataataaagaaaatgaaccaaAAATGAACATGTGCTAAAACTGAATTTTTGcacattttatatttccattttttggtCAAATAagcatacaaattaaaaaaaaaaaaactaatattgaAAATTTAGCTATCAGAAGAGTTAAATTAGAAACCATTCTATGTAACATTCTACCAACACATTAAAAACACACACTTCCCTATTCAAACTTGCAAATTCATCCATCTCTCTGTACATGCCAATTATATTTATCTGCAACCCTGGAAAAAGCCAAATTAACAAACTGTCCTTGAAATTGCCAATATACTTCTGACATGTATTAAAATGCCTGacaattttaattacatttaatataaacaaagataagaaaaagaatccTGTTATACAATATTAGATCAGCTATTCTAACTTCCTACTCGGTAAACATGTAAGAAAGGTTAAACAATAAATTTCTATGGCAACAACTTAAATTCTAGGATATTCTTAGTTACACCCGCAGCCACAGAAGGTACTACTTTCTTTAAAGCAGTGGAACTGAACAAGAtatcttctttcctccttttccatCTGGCCCAACTAAAATCTCTTTTACTTTGATGAATTATGGGATGATTTAACTGGAAACAAGGTATCTTAACTAAAGCACATGGTAACTACAGTTATATGAGCATTTTATGTTAAAATGAAGACAAGAAGCTAAGTACttctaaatgaaaattatatggTATTACATATCCTGCaaacttaaaagtaaatttaCTATGTTTTAGTTTATATGATTGTGACAGAGATACTTTATCAAACTAAATAAAACATggtctaaataaataataaaagttcttTTCTATAAAATCATGAATATGTTTTCTACATAGATTTTTAacatattattatgtattataatatttgatggccctggagaaggcaatggcaccccactccagtactcttgcctggaaaatcccatggaaggggGAACCTGGTgagccgccgtctatggggttgcacagagtcggatacgactgagcgacttcactttcacttttcactttcatgcactggagaaggaaatggcaacccactccagtgttcttgcctggagaatcccagggaagggggaaacTGGtaggctgacatctatggggtcgcacagagtcagacacgactgaggcgacttagcagcagcagcaatattttaGTATCAATATATTGATAACTTACATTTGACTTGGATTTATATAATTCATGAATTCATAAAGCacattcatcttttttcttatatGTTAAGTCTTCTTACACAGTCTTGGAGAACACACTAAAGTTATCTCCTTCAAATGTAGGACAATACTTTCTGTTGCAAGACATACTGAAAATATAAAGGGCCAACAATTCGCACTGAATTAAGAAGATACACCCAGGGTCCTTAATTTTTTAACTGTATTTATAAAAAGGATAACATTCTTTAAGAAGTTAACAAGTAAATGCATATGACTACTCCATACACAGAGTGAGTTTTTGGTGTATGAAGATAATTGGGTTTAAACACAGCCCCACTATTTATGAGATTTGAGTTATTGCCTACTGTCCTtaaacctcaattttctcattggTGTAATGAAAATAGCAACATCTTATTATTCTGTGCTTGTGAGGGGTACATTAAACAATTCTGTAAACCACTTAGTGCATGTCTAGTATACAATGACCACTCAAAAACCACTGaagctaatatttaaaaaatactttaaattttgccttctatattttaattttgttttaattagtaTGAAGGAAAGCTCAGCTCCCAATGCACACCTTCTACTAGAAGTTCTATTTTCCTGACTTAAACTAATGTATCAGTTTAAAAATTACCATCATGCCTCACTAGGTGTCTTTCAAGGGTCACTTTCCACTAAAAACATAGAACATCTgccatcttttcttttcctttttaaggtCATAGAATCCTTGAATATATAACTCATTCTCTCTCCCAACTTTTTCATCAAGAGTAAATCTGTTGATTGCCTACCAGGAATCCAGTTGTCTTTCCATAAAAGAATTAAGGTCTTGACatgaaaaatgattaaataaataacaacCCATTATATTTGTCAAAGAATAGTAGGTTACAATCACACTACTATGAAATGCATTCCACAAACAAAAGAATCAAGAGAGAAAATGATGAATGGCCTTAGGAATAGTCATGGTTtataataaagattttatttaaaaagcgttaaaataaataatacatactcTAGAACATCACTGTTCTGGGAAATTTATTCTCTTTAGAATATGAGTTCTAGAAGGCAAATCTTACAACTGCTCTGGGGGCTTTCATTGGCTGATTTACAATCCTACaattgtgggtttgttttttttttttttaatctgtggtcTGCAGTCTTTTTAACATACTTCTCAAAGGTGGATATGTGGTGGAATGCAGACCCCATCAACACTGTGGTTTTATTTGCTGTTTTGTCCCCTAACTGCTGATAAAATAGACTGCTTAGAAATCCCAGAGGAATATGATTGGGGCCAGAGTTACATTGGCTCATAAAATTCAAACAGTTCAATGCTTTTCTTGTTAATTACTGGGCCACAACCAGAAATCCGAATGATAGCAGAGAAACACTTCTTTAGGATAATGATTGATTTCCATAAAGATGAGTGCTTTAACAAATTTCAATATGCAGTTGCTGGGGCGGGCAGGGTGGGTGGGCACTAATTAGTTTTACCGTTTTCAGCAGATGTTGAATTCAAAATGCCAGCAGCATCTCAAATGCCAGTCATTAGGGCTGTCTTTCATCAAAGAGTGCTGACCAATGAAACCTCCACTGTTTAATGAGACCGATCTAGACAGTCAATTAAATCAAATCTCTACTAACATCCTTAACATATCTGCAGTgtgtgcagcagcagcagcagcagcagcagccaaggatTTCCAGTATTAATAAAGGGATTCACTGCCGCATAAGGATGgggggggaaagggagggggagggggcgtgTCGGGGAAAGACCTTAACCACAGGGGAAAACTGGAGAAGTCCCGGCGgggatggagggggaggggagtacTAAAGGGCAAAAAGCTGAGAGGATTAAAGAGAGAGCCTTAATGTAGCTCTTAAAGGGATCCACCCCCAACCATCCCCCTCCCGCATCCCTTCCACCGCAAATCCAATTTACCATGTTGCAAATACGAAGCTGGAAAAATGTAAGGACCCAGAGttgaaaacattttcactttaatactgaaaaaatatGCCATTATAAAATCCTCGAATAGAATTAGTAAGTTCCACGTGCTTCCTCGGttcttttttcctactttataAGTAAGATTTACACCAGCACAGAATTGCTACCATAAGATCGCAGCCTAAGCACTAGAGTGACATTAATTGGTCATGCTTAACTgcctcaaaatctttttttttttttaataattacacTGATACTATAATAGAAATCATGGGTACTTATTTTACATTCAGATGGAAGGCATTATTGGATATGTATAGAAAAATATTCCCCCTCCAAAAGAAAAATCAccatcaaaataaaagaaaacccaaaacaaCCCATAAAAACTTTGTtcaacaaaatacatttttaactcATAAAATGGACTGATGACTAGCCATGCAAATATCCTAAATAAAACCTTTACAtttgttgtagttgttgttcaCAGTAAACGTAACGCTCTGAACTGCCTACCGATCACAAATAATGGCGAAATGGCACTTTCTGATTATGCTGTATTTTTGTTTATAGAAAGTTTGATATGATGGGACTTATCAGGTAAGAGGGTGGGTGCTGTGAACGTGACGGGGTCCCCAGTCGCTGGGAGGGCAGCGTCCCTGGAGCGCGTGGATTCCATGCGAGCCATGCAGCACTTTTTGTCAGAAGTCAAAGTTACTTATTTACAATACATTCATGCCTTCGTGCAACCGCCCATCCCTCCGTAGCCAACAGGGAGCCATCGCGCCCCCACCTCCTCACGGGGCTAATCCACAGGGGGAAAAATAGATAATCTATCTCTCTATATAGAtgtaggtatatgtatatatgtataggaCCGCGatcccctccagcccctcccccgcGGGGAGGGGCACCGTCTCAGCTCTGAGCAGGACTCCTGCTGGGCTTTGTCAAAAGGGGCTGCAGCAAAGAGCGATTTGGCAGCTCTCTGCCGCTCACCACAGTCTGCTCTTTGTTTCCCGAAGGGTACTAAAGGGGTCAGACCCTCTGCGTCGAGCGAGTCcatagttatttatttacttttgtccaTCAAGCCTCGGGGCGCGCTGGACTTGGGTGTGGGCTCCTCCGACCTACCCCACCCCCGGGGATGCTGGCAGAGTGGGGCCGTGGAGGGGCATCTccatccttcccctcctcctctcgcCTCTGCTTTACCCAGGCTGGGTGTCTTAGTCTGAGAGCGAGTGGGAGCCACAGTCGTACACTCTGTGGGCCCCATCTGCGTTGTAAGGCCCATTGTGCCAGTAGGAAGAGTCACAGACTGTCTGTAGGGAATTAATCTCGGACGCCGAGGAGTTGGCGTCCCTTCTCTTGGACCGCTTTCGATTCCTCAGGATAAACACGAGCATGCCCACCACAGTGAAGGCGGAGGTGACAAACaccagcagcagtcctgggaccAACACGGAGATGGACACCCTGCTGGTGTCTAAGTAGGAGTTGGAGTGCGTCCCGGTCTCCGCCAACCCAGTGCTGTTTTTACTGTGCGAAGTTAACGTGGGCGAGATTCTCGCGTACAGCTGGGGGCAGATCTCGTCATTGGAGAGGAGCATGAAATCCTTCCTAAAGAAGTTCACCGGCGTCTCACACTTGAGGTCGCTCATCAGCACTTCGGAACCCAGGCGTTCTGCCCATTGCTTGAAAGGCACAATGGTACAGGAGCACTCCCAGGGGTTTCCGTGCAGGTCTATCTGGATGATGGAGGTTAACTGGTCCAGCACCCCGGCCACTGGAAGGTACATGAAGTAATTGTTGTGCAGGCTGAGTTTAGACAGCGAGACCCCAGCAAACACGTCCACGGGTAGGGACCTCAGCAAGTTGTTGTTGAGAATGAGAATCCTTAGTTTGGGCATGGCGTTGAAGGTGCCGGGAAGGATGAGCTGGATCGCGTTGTACTCCACATTCAGGTACTCGAGGTTTTGCAGCCCAGCGAATTTCTCCCGGGACAGCGTGTCCAGGTAGTTGCTGTCCATATACAGCCACCTGAGGTCTAAAAGGTTCTTAAAAGTGTTGTTCTCTACGGTGGCGATGTTGTTGTTGCCCAGATCCAACAGAATGAGGTTCTTGTAATCCACAAAGTGCGATTTTCGGATGCTGTGGATCTTGTTATCTCGCAGGAAGAGCTCCTGCACGTTGGAGAGCTTGGGCTTCAAATCAGCCAAGCTGCTCACATTCCGGTTGTTGCAGTTCATCTTTAAACCCGACCCCGGGATGTGGTCGCAGCTGCAGCCCCCAGGGCAGGGCAAGCCGTTGGCTGGGGGTTTGTTTCTGGCGCTGCCAGTCCCTATCGCTGCCGTGGGTCTGATTTTGATCTGCCAGTTGCCTGGGATCTTTGTACCTCCGTTTGGAGCCGACCCTGGGGTAGCATGATCTTCTTGCCCATTTGTCTTGAAGGGAGTTGGCAGGGGGCCAGGGGGAAAGGTCTCTTCTTGGGCAGGGGGAGCCGGGAGACTAGAATCCACTCTGTGTTTCAAAGGACACAAGTCCTGTTCAGTGGTTTCATTGAGGTCTTTGCCCTGCAGTCTGGTGGGGGCTTCACAGACCACTCGGCCTATCAGGGCATTTTTGGGAATGTTTTCCAGCCATTCTTTCAGGGAGAGCAGATCACAGGTGCAGTCCCATGGGTTATCCTCTAGCAGGATCTCAGCAATGCCAGGGATTTGCTCCAAGACCTCTTCATAGGGCAGTGTTTTCAGCCTGTTTCCCCGGAGGTCCAGGTGGGTGATGGGCACATACTGGAACACGTTGGCAGGTAGGGTGCTGATGAGATTGTCATTTAAAATGAGTACCTCCAGCTTGTTCAAGTCCTGGAAGGCCCCCGGGTCTATATCCCGTAATAAATTAAAATCAGCCTGGAGGTATTCCAGATCGTCCAGCCCCAGAAAAGTCTGCTTTCGAAAAGACTTgatcttgttgttgttgatgtgCAGCCTTTTCACCAGCTGCAGTCCCAGAAAAGCCCCAGGAACGATTTCATGCAAGCCATTGTTTTCCATGTGCAAACTAACCGCATTATAAAAGTTAGCGAACTCATTAGGGAAAAGTCGAGTGAGGGAATTGCCATGCAGAAATAGATGGTAAAACTGGGAAGTCGGGGCGGTGAAACGCTGCAGACTTGTGAAGCCCTTTTTTTCACAGTCTACGTGTAGGTCCCCTTCTATCTCATTGCAGGAGCAGATCTTCTCTTTGCAAACGTCCCCTGTAACGTTTCCAGCGGCAAAACAAAGAGACGTCTCCAGCAACAGAATCCAAAGCAGCATTTTTAAAGCGAGCAATTCATCCCCGATCTCATCACAAAGTAACAGCGACCATCCTGCTCGCCACAGACACAATTCAAGTTCATTTAGTGCTCCAATGTCCGAAcccagagaaggagaagaaaagggtttgggggggtgggggtggattcTTTCCTCCCTAACCCCCCCGCACTGCAACAACCCAGGCGCCAGTCAATAATTATATCTACAAACTATCCAGGCACAGTAGTGCAAggcaagcaaaaagaaaaaaaaaaaaaagtggaaccaATAACCCCACTCACTCCCTCTCAACCCTTTAAAGATAAcgaaaaagaagttaaatatgtacatataaattaaaaatacacccTTACAGAATCTCGCCTAGTTCCTCACTAATCAGAAAGGGAACAATGCTGGTAATTAGAAGCAAGTGCATGTTAGAGAAACAAGCAGAGGGTTTGCAGCGTAGTACAGGCGCACTGCCTGTGCATGGCTGTGCGTCGGACTGACCTTGCCTCTCTGATACAAAGCAGGGTtttcagtggcttctgttgttgagGCTGCTTGATGGAGTTCCTGCCGTGGCTGCGGGTTGCCCAGGAGTACCCCCGAGGTGCTGTCCAGTCCCCCCGGTGCTGAAATCACGCCGGACCGAAGGACTCAAGCTGCCGAACCAATGGCGCTGGAAAATTTCCGCAATCGCTGCGTTTTGTGGCTGTCCatcctttccctttcctccccttcGGTCctcttcagcctttttttttttttccccccctggaCTCCGGCTCTCTCTTGGTTACTAGCTCTTCTTTTCttgttctccttctctttcttctgctcTTTCGGAATTACGTGGAGGGGGCGGAGGGCGGGTGGTTGGGGGGGAGCTgtctgagggagggagagaacgcgagaatggggaggggggagaagaGAGTTGCTAAGAAGCTCTGCTCGTTCCAGCCTGGTGCACTCAAAGATCTGACACCCTCTGCTGATCTGCAGTAGCAAAAATCCATCTGCTGAGGGaatgctgaaggaaaaaaaaaaaaatcaatccacgTACAGGGCAAGCGTTAAAAATGTGGGCATTAAAGACTGGCGATTCACATAGATGCTGATTTTAAAggattatttaattctttttgcgTGCTGAAAACTTTACCCTTTCCTTTCCTTAATGAACTCACAGCCCCCACTAGCTCCGGCGTTTGGAAAGAgtgcttttaaaacatttatttcccGATGGCTTGAATAAAATTAGTGTCAGGGTGTCAAGCGAACAGCAATTTGAGGTAATTATACCGCACGCCATTTTCATCGGTGCTTTATAATGCATTTCTTCCGTCTCTGCAGTACAATGTTTTATGCTATTTGATGTCTTTGagacccccccccccttttttattttagcATATTGAAAGTGGCTATTTGAAACATACattcatatcatatatattttacattataaaattgggtatgcttttctttttgctgtgaGATATGTAATTCAGGcacatactttttaaaacttgttatAGAATTTTAGTCAATTTGGTCTTTGAGAGGTTTTTCTGGTATTTCCTGAATGTTACTTAAGTCTGCAGGGTGAAAACACAATGTACGCTTGCATCTTTGATTCCAGATCCAAAACATTCACTGAGAACCGGAAAagaagggagggggcagggaaaaATCCCAGTATGATTCGTGAGTGCTCTTAAAAACCCACTAGCAGACTGATTCATgcacaccacaaacacacacacactccctcaaTCTCTCAAACACACAAAGTTTCTGCATCCATTTGGAGGAATTTAAAATGCATACAAGTAAATAACCAGTTGCATTTTGCTAGAGGGAGATAGAAATCTCCAGTCTCCAAAGCTCTGTGCAAACATTATTCAGGTACTGGCCAGTTCCTCTTTGCTGGGTCAATGGTGCTGCCAAGGCAATGTACTCAGGTTTTTCCTAGGGAAGGAATCCATAGGTTCTTCAAACTTAGATGGAGCTTATAAAAACCAAGTTCTACTAACATCTGGGAGGGGGGAGAATATGAAAATGCAGCTTCTCTCTGAAGGCTGTTTTGCTGACTTACCAGAGTCAACACCTTTCTCATCAACACTTCTAAAAATTGTGTGCATCGTTTTAGTGTTTGGAATTTAcaggacttaaaaaaatgttgtttGGTTCTTTCTTCAGTCTAAGCAGGGATACTATGTTCATGTCAGTTTCCCTTTTAATTAGGTCTTACACAAGTTGGACAGCTGTTACAAGTCTCTAATAAGCTGCATAAAAGATCAAATATTCAAGGATCACGCATTTGGAAAAGGCTAAAGAGTGAAAGTTTGGGGGGCAGGAATGGGGTTGGGAAAATTCAGGGAATTGTAGAGGAGATTTCTTACACCAGCACCAGAAGGTGATAATTGGGGAGTGACAGTTAtcatatctatatataatattttcatataatcaAATGTGTTGTTATCTTCTGGTGAAATTCAGTGGGGAGTCATGGATGAAGGTTCAGCTCTGTatagtgtgtgtgagtgtgagtgtgtgtgtgtgtgtgtgtgtgtgtgtttgagagagaggagagagaagagagagaaagagggagagactgAAAGGCCTCTTTTCAGACAACCTATTATGCTTCTAAAAACAATCCTGTTCTTATTTAACTTAACCTACTACCACTTGCAGGAACAGGGAAAAGAGCTTAATCAATTTGAAACCTTTTCTCAAAAATAATGCTATGCAGTTGAGAACTACAGATGGGGTGGAGGATATTGGTTTATTTGTAAGAGGACACAGATCTGAAAGGCCCCAGAAACCACCCTGAGAGAGGAGTGCAGAGTTCTGCAGTATCTGTGGCAAGACTCTGAAGGAGACAGGAAAATGCTGGCTgtttaggaagaaaaatattgttGATAATCatctaaaaatcacattttaatgcTTAATTGGTGACTTATTTATTCAACTTGTTGAATAAATACTTTATGCAAAGAAGCTGAAAGGATGTATTTAAATGAACAGTGTTGGGATAATAAGCAATTGATATTCAGAATCCACCCCCTTCCCCATCCATTAAACTCTGTATCTTTCTCTCCTGATTGCTTCTTTCCTCTCCTGATTGTTTCTTGCCTCTCAAAACACCAATCACATTGGAAAATTTATGGACAGGATTTTCCTGTTTTAGTCTGTTACACAATTTTTGTCCAATTCTACCATCCTCaaatagcttttttttaaaacctctgcCTGTGTGGGATAGCCcaatatgtgcatgctcagttgtgtctgactctttgtcaccccatggactgtaacccacctggctcttctgcccataggatttttccaggcagtaatactggagtggattgccattttttctaccagaggattttccccatccagggatcgaaccctcgtctcctgtgtctcctgcattggcatgcggattctttaccactgagccacctatcaCCTCTATGAACATATCCACTACCAAATTTGTAAGCAGAGAACAGTCACAcgcatatagatcaatggaaaatgCACCCTTGTTAATAAGTTGGTAAAagtgttcattattatttttataataaatatattccagAGAAATAAAGCAATCAAGAAACGTACACCCACCTCTCCAGAAGGATAACTCTTCAAATATAACAACAGTACATTTCTTGGTgcgtagtaaaaaaaaaaaaaaaatagggactgTGTATGTGATCTAAACATTTCTAATGCCTTAGGGGAACATTTCTTAGGCATGAACTCTTCATAAAAGGGTTCTACGATATCTATTTGAGTTCAAGTGAACTACTTCAATTGCTTTGCCTCTTATAACAGATGATCTCAGGAGCCAGAGATAAAGGACACTCCAGATGATGATGAGAATTGATAATATTTGCTCAGGACTATAGTTTCATTTTTATGCTGTGGCCAAAAGTACTTCAATTGCATCattaaatgttcttttctttttcttattcttcctcAAATAGGTTCATCTCTCAAGTGACACAAGTATGATGTAAACATCACAAAGTCATTAAGGGAAAGGGGCTATCTGTTAATGATCTCTTTTTTTCACAAATGACATCAAATTTCCAGACACTTCCATATGTGCACTGCATATTTAAGATGAAAAAGTAGAATTTATAGcaaacattaattttatatccttttatTCCTCAGTATATAATCcttacaataatttttaaagtattccatttgatt
The sequence above is drawn from the Bos javanicus breed banteng chromosome 12, ARS-OSU_banteng_1.0, whole genome shotgun sequence genome and encodes:
- the SLITRK1 gene encoding SLIT and NTRK-like protein 1 → MLLWILLLETSLCFAAGNVTGDVCKEKICSCNEIEGDLHVDCEKKGFTSLQRFTAPTSQFYHLFLHGNSLTRLFPNEFANFYNAVSLHMENNGLHEIVPGAFLGLQLVKRLHINNNKIKSFRKQTFLGLDDLEYLQADFNLLRDIDPGAFQDLNKLEVLILNDNLISTLPANVFQYVPITHLDLRGNRLKTLPYEEVLEQIPGIAEILLEDNPWDCTCDLLSLKEWLENIPKNALIGRVVCEAPTRLQGKDLNETTEQDLCPLKHRVDSSLPAPPAQEETFPPGPLPTPFKTNGQEDHATPGSAPNGGTKIPGNWQIKIRPTAAIGTGSARNKPPANGLPCPGGCSCDHIPGSGLKMNCNNRNVSSLADLKPKLSNVQELFLRDNKIHSIRKSHFVDYKNLILLDLGNNNIATVENNTFKNLLDLRWLYMDSNYLDTLSREKFAGLQNLEYLNVEYNAIQLILPGTFNAMPKLRILILNNNLLRSLPVDVFAGVSLSKLSLHNNYFMYLPVAGVLDQLTSIIQIDLHGNPWECSCTIVPFKQWAERLGSEVLMSDLKCETPVNFFRKDFMLLSNDEICPQLYARISPTLTSHSKNSTGLAETGTHSNSYLDTSRVSISVLVPGLLLVFVTSAFTVVGMLVFILRNRKRSKRRDANSSASEINSLQTVCDSSYWHNGPYNADGAHRVYDCGSHSLSD